A single Agrococcus sp. ARC_14 DNA region contains:
- a CDS encoding 4'-phosphopantetheinyl transferase superfamily protein, giving the protein MIDLLITTVDELLDRADGAAGRVRGARALVSEVDLAAADRRQRSDDARRTLAGRLGLRLLAAATTGLPLQELPSLSIDRSCDRCGEQHGRPRAAGMSLSSSTSGDLVLAVVGPADASVGVDVEVVPHELWRGFDAYALHPRERDGRPGAPTHIEERLAVWTEKEAILKAAGVGLRLAPSRLLLGGVGEAQRWSAPRRGVHWRTLAESGDARTAGMRSTQVAVRPDARAAVAATSALPVRRRSLDSLLRTVDFDALADTGPPSHPSRTDSIA; this is encoded by the coding sequence GTGATCGACCTCCTCATCACCACGGTCGACGAGCTGCTCGATCGCGCCGATGGCGCGGCCGGCCGTGTGCGTGGCGCTCGAGCGCTCGTGAGCGAGGTCGATCTCGCGGCGGCCGATCGCAGGCAGCGATCCGACGACGCGCGACGCACGCTGGCCGGACGCCTGGGGCTGCGGCTGCTTGCGGCGGCGACGACCGGTCTTCCGCTGCAGGAGCTGCCGTCGCTCTCGATCGACCGCAGTTGTGACCGCTGCGGCGAGCAGCACGGGCGGCCGCGCGCCGCAGGCATGTCGCTGTCGAGCTCGACCTCCGGCGATCTCGTGCTCGCCGTCGTCGGGCCCGCGGATGCGTCGGTGGGCGTCGACGTCGAAGTCGTGCCGCACGAGCTCTGGCGGGGCTTCGACGCCTACGCGTTGCACCCGCGCGAGCGCGATGGCCGACCTGGCGCGCCCACGCACATCGAGGAGCGCCTCGCGGTGTGGACCGAGAAGGAGGCGATCCTGAAGGCAGCGGGCGTCGGGCTTCGCCTCGCGCCCTCCCGCCTGCTGCTCGGCGGCGTCGGCGAGGCGCAGCGCTGGAGCGCGCCCCGCCGCGGGGTGCACTGGCGGACGCTCGCCGAGTCGGGCGACGCACGCACGGCGGGCATGCGCTCCACGCAGGTCGCAGTGCGCCCGGACGCACGGGCTGCGGTCGCGGCGACCTCGGCGCTCCCGGTGCGTCGCCGCTCCCTCGATTCGCTGCTGCGCACCGTCGACTTCGATGCGCTCGCTGACACGGGGCCGCCATCGCACCCCTCCCGGACGGATTCGATCGCATGA
- a CDS encoding ABC transporter permease, which produces MNGLIRAARDGGIVARRNIIGVRRTPGALVTGVAQPIIFVLILAFVFGSALGGDDYREFLIGGILAQTLTFNSSFTAVYLAKDLQTGLIDRFRALPMSRVGVILGRTTSDLVTSALSVAVILACGLVIGWRVHTDVGQVLLAFGLLLLFAFATSWIGAFIAMSARSVEVAQSLGLLWLFPVTFISGAFVSADMLPGPLRAIAEWNPITAVATAVRQAFGNDAPVGFETAGGWPADNALLYATLCCIAIIAVFAPIAVLQYRRISRR; this is translated from the coding sequence GTGAACGGCCTGATCCGAGCCGCCCGCGACGGTGGCATCGTCGCGCGCCGCAACATCATCGGCGTGCGGCGCACGCCCGGAGCCCTCGTCACCGGCGTCGCGCAGCCCATCATCTTCGTGCTCATCCTCGCGTTCGTCTTCGGCAGCGCGCTGGGCGGCGATGACTACCGCGAGTTCCTCATCGGCGGCATCCTCGCCCAGACGCTCACCTTCAACTCGTCCTTCACGGCGGTCTACCTCGCGAAGGACCTCCAGACGGGCCTCATCGACCGCTTCCGGGCGCTCCCGATGTCGCGCGTCGGGGTGATCCTGGGCAGGACCACCTCCGACCTCGTGACGAGTGCGCTGTCGGTCGCCGTGATCCTGGCGTGCGGACTGGTGATCGGCTGGCGCGTGCACACGGATGTCGGGCAGGTGCTGCTCGCCTTCGGGCTGCTGCTGCTGTTCGCCTTCGCGACCTCGTGGATCGGCGCCTTCATCGCGATGTCGGCTCGCAGCGTCGAGGTCGCGCAGAGCCTCGGCCTGCTGTGGCTGTTCCCGGTGACGTTCATCTCCGGTGCGTTCGTCTCGGCCGACATGCTGCCGGGCCCGCTGCGAGCGATCGCCGAGTGGAATCCCATCACCGCCGTCGCCACTGCGGTGCGGCAGGCGTTCGGCAACGACGCGCCTGTCGGCTTCGAGACGGCGGGCGGCTGGCCTGCCGACAACGCGCTGCTCTACGCGACGCTCTGCTGCATCGCGATCATCGCGGTCTTCGCGCCCATCGCCGTGCTGCAGTACCGCCGCATCAGCCGGCGATGA
- a CDS encoding ATP-binding cassette domain-containing protein, with protein sequence MISIRGIRKRFGDHLALDGVDLEVPEGTVQGLLGPNGAGKTTVVRVLATLLEPDEGDAIVAGHSVRQEGHAVRERLGLSGQYAAVDERLTGFENLTMVGELYGMRRRDAKARARELLRDFRLDDIADGKRAGAYSGGMRRRLDLAGAIVARPPVVILDEPTTGLDPRGRRDTWDAIASLTQGGTTVLLTTQYLEEADQLADSIAVIDAGRIIAEGTATALKAQAGGARLDIVLAPGADGHAALAAMRETAADATLDERARRLLASAVDGAAGLRTVLGLLERAGVAVVEAAVRQPTLDDVFLRLTGSPAEEPDEPGADEPGAGEPGADVRLEAERAAA encoded by the coding sequence GTGATCTCGATCCGAGGGATCCGCAAGCGATTCGGCGACCATCTGGCGCTCGACGGCGTCGACCTCGAGGTGCCCGAGGGCACTGTGCAGGGGCTGCTCGGGCCGAACGGCGCGGGCAAGACGACGGTGGTGCGCGTGCTCGCGACGCTGCTCGAGCCTGACGAGGGCGACGCGATCGTCGCGGGCCACTCGGTGCGGCAGGAAGGGCACGCGGTGCGCGAGCGACTCGGGCTCTCGGGCCAGTACGCGGCCGTCGACGAGCGCCTCACCGGCTTCGAGAACCTGACGATGGTCGGCGAGCTCTACGGCATGCGACGCCGTGACGCGAAGGCACGTGCCCGCGAGCTGCTGCGCGACTTCCGCCTCGATGACATCGCCGACGGCAAGCGCGCAGGCGCATACTCCGGCGGCATGCGACGGCGGCTCGACCTCGCCGGCGCGATCGTCGCTCGGCCGCCCGTCGTCATCCTCGACGAGCCCACGACGGGTCTCGACCCGCGCGGTCGTCGTGACACCTGGGATGCCATCGCTTCGCTGACGCAGGGCGGCACGACGGTGCTGCTGACGACGCAGTACCTCGAGGAGGCCGACCAGCTCGCCGACTCGATCGCTGTGATCGATGCGGGTCGCATCATCGCGGAGGGCACCGCGACAGCGCTGAAGGCTCAGGCGGGCGGTGCGCGACTCGACATCGTGCTGGCTCCTGGCGCCGACGGTCACGCCGCCCTCGCTGCGATGCGCGAGACCGCGGCCGATGCGACGCTCGACGAGCGAGCGCGGCGGCTGCTGGCGAGCGCCGTCGACGGCGCAGCCGGGCTGCGCACCGTGCTCGGGCTGCTCGAGCGGGCGGGCGTCGCAGTGGTCGAGGCCGCCGTGCGGCAGCCGACGCTCGACGACGTCTTCCTGCGACTCACCGGCAGCCCTGCGGAGGAGCCCGACGAGCCTGGCGCAGATGAGCCCGGTGCCGGCGAGCCCGGTGCCGACGTTCGGCTCGAGGCAGAGCGGGCCGCCGCGTGA
- a CDS encoding MbtH family protein yields MTNPFDDQDGTFRVLVNDRDQHSLWPEFADVPRGWVAVFGPTAKQACLDYVTEHWQDITPAPERDRVAS; encoded by the coding sequence ATGACGAATCCATTCGACGACCAGGACGGCACCTTCCGGGTGCTGGTGAACGACCGCGACCAGCACTCGCTGTGGCCAGAGTTCGCAGACGTCCCGCGCGGATGGGTCGCGGTCTTCGGTCCGACGGCCAAGCAGGCCTGCCTCGACTACGTGACCGAGCACTGGCAGGACATCACGCCGGCGCCGGAGCGCGATCGCGTCGCCTCGTGA